The DNA window CTCCGGGTTCCAGACCAAGTTCCAGCTCTACACCGTGCCGGGGCAGGTGTACTACGACGCCACCCGCAAGCTCGTGCTCCAGGGCGCCGATGGCGTGGTCTTCGTGGGCGACTCGCAACGCGCGCAGCAGCAGGAGAACGTGGAGAGTTTCCGCAACCTGCAGGTAAACCTGCTGGAGCAGGGCGTGGACCCGCGCACCATTCCCATGGTGCTCCAGTACAACAAGCGCGATCTGCCGGACGTGATGAGCGTGGAGGAGATGGACGACCTGCTCAACTACCGCAACCTGCCGCGCTTCGAAGCCCGCGCGCTGGCCGGCGCCGGCGTGTTCGACACG is part of the Longimicrobiaceae bacterium genome and encodes:
- a CDS encoding GTPase domain-containing protein, which codes for MSLVNYSTREITSKIVYYGPGRSGKTTNLQYVHGQVPEERRGRMVSLATETDRTLFFDFLPLDLGTISGFQTKFQLYTVPGQVYYDATRKLVLQGADGVVFVGDSQRAQQQENVESFRNLQVNLLEQGVDPRTIPMVLQYNKRDLPDVMSVEEMDDLLNYRNLPRFEARALAGAGVFDTLRGISELVLRRLSQRFGRAVTQAQG